The Vibrio metoecus sequence GAAGAAGAGATTTTAGCCCTCATCAAGAAAGACAAAATGTCTGCCGATAACGCGATCCATACCGTTATCGAAGAACAAGCCACTGCGCTTGAATCATTAGATGATGAATATCTTAAAGAACGTGCGACCGACATCCGTGATATTGGCACACGTTTTGTAAAAAATGCTCTAGGAATGCACATCGTTTCGCTCAGCGAAATCGATCAAGAAGTTGTCCTAGTTGCGTACGACTTAACCCCTTCTGAAACCGCGCAAATTAACCTGAACTATGTTCTTGGTTTTGCTTGTGATATCGGTGGCCGTACTTCTCACACTTCAATCATGGCTCGTTCTCTTGAACTACCAGCGATTGTGGGCACCAACGACATCACCAAACAGGTTAAGAATGGCGACATGCTGATTCTGGATGCAATGAACAACAAAATCATTGTCAATCCAACTGAAGCTCAAATCGAAGAAGCCAAAGCGGTTAAAGCAGCTTTCCTTGCTGAAAAAGAAGAGCTCGCTAAGCTAAAAGACCTTCCAGCAGAAACGTTAGACGGTCACCGTGTTGAAGTGTGTGGCAACATCGGCACAGTAAAAGACTGTGACGGTATCATCCGTAACGGTGGTGAAGGTGTGGGTCTGTACCGTACTGAATTCCTGTTTATGGATCGTGATGCTCTACCGACTGAAGAAGAGCAATATCAAGCCTATAAAGAAGTCGCAGAAGCGATGAGCGGTCATGCCGTGATTATCCGTACTATGGATATTGGTGGCGACAAAGATCTGCCTTATATGGATCTGCCAAAAGAGATGAACCCATTCTTGGGTTGGCGAGCAGTGCGTATCAGCTTAGATCGCCGTGAAATTCTACGTGACCAGCTACGCGGTATTCTGCGTGCCTCTGCACACGGCAAACTTCGCGTTATGTTCCCAATGATCATTTCAGTAGAAGAAATTCGTGAGCTGAAAAAAGCGATTGAAGAGTACAAAGCTGAACTGCGTGCAGAAGGCCATGCTTTCGATGAAAACATCGAAATCGGTGTGATGGTAGAAACCCCAGCAGCGGCAGCCATTGCGCACCACTTAGCGAAAGAAGTGTCTTTCTTCTCTATCGGTACTAACGATTTAACTCAGTACACCCTAGCGGTAGACCGTGGTAACGAGATGATCTCTCACCTCTACAACCCACTCTCTCCAGCAGTTCTGACCGTGATCAAGCAAGTGATTGATGCTTCTCACGCAGAAGGTAAATGGACTGGTATGTGTGGTGAATTAGCCGGTGACGAGCGTGCAACTCTGCTCCTACTCGGTATGGGTCTGGATGAGTTCTCAATGAGCGGCATCTCGATTCCAAAAGTGAAGAAAGTGATCCGTAACGCCAATTATGCGGAAATCAAAGCCATGGCTGAAGAGGCACTTGCCCTGCCAACGGCTGCAGAAATTGAAGCTTGCGTAGATAAATTCATCGCAGCAAAAGCGTAATTATCGGTTGATACCAAGGAGATAGACGATGAAAATAGTCGTCTATCTCTAGCGATTGGTATACTATACTTCGACAGAACAAATTTAAAACGTTAGGAGCATGACACAATGGGTCTGTTTGACAAACTTAAGAAGCTAGTCTCTGACGACAGCGCTAACGCAGGTGCAATCGACATCATCGCACCTCTTTCTGGTGAAATTGTAAACATCGAAGATGTACCAGATGTGGTTTTCGCTGAGAAAATCGTTGGCGACGGTATCGCGATCAAGCCTGCTGGTAACAAAATGGTAGCTCCTGTTAACGGTACTATCGGCAAAATCTTCGAAACTAACCACGCGTTTTCTATCGAATCGGATGACGGCGTTGAGCTGTTTGTTCACTTCGGTATCGATACCGTTGAACTAAAAGGCGAAGGCTTCAAGCGTATCGCTGAAGAAGGTCAATCAGTGAAAATCGGCGATACCATTATCGAATTCGATTTGGCACTGCTCGAAGAGAAAGCAAAATCAACTCTGACTCCAGTTGTTATCTCTAACATGGATGAAATCAAAGAGCTGAATAAACTTTCTGGTTCAGTAACTGTGGGTGAAACTCCAGTTCTACGCGTGACCAAGTAATTCGCTTGTGTGATGTAAAAAACGCTGCCTTGTGCAGCGTTTTTTGTTTTTCAGATCTGACTGATTAACCTAGTTAGTGTTGTTTAACGAGATGCAGCTCAATTTGAAAAACCCAGCGCATAACGCAACACTTGCGTTTTTAGCGGCCCAGAACGCTCTGCCAGAGCCAGAGTAACATTACGCAGGAACCTAATCGGTGTAATTGAGTTGCTAAAGGTTTTGTAAAACAGATCCATCCCCGTTTGCATCAGCAGATTATCTGGACGACGACGACGCTCATAGCGTTCAAACTGTGTCAGACTTAATACCGCATGATCCTGTGTTTCCGCCAGCAACACGGCCACATCTTTAAAACCTAGATTCACGCCCTGCCCTGCTAACGGGTTAATCGTATGTGCTGCATCACCAACCAGAACACAGCGATTTTTGACATATTGCTGCGCGTGACGTCGAGTCAGCGGGAAAGAGCCCTGCTGCAACACTTTTATATCCCCAAGCTCAACAGGAAAGTGCTGAAGAATTTCACCACGCAATTGCTCAGGGTTTAAGGCTGCCAGTTTTCGAATGCGCTGCGGTGTATCATACCAAACCAAAGACGCCTGATTACCACCTAAAGGCAAGTAGGAGCGCGGGCCTGTTGGGAAAAACTGCTGCCACGTCGTTTCTTGTTGGATCTGTTCTGTCTGCACATTAATCAACATGCAGTGTTGCCGATAATCCCACGCCGTCACGCCGATATGTGCCAGTTGACGAACCTGTGAATTCGCTCCATCCGCACCGATCACCCAATCACACTCAAGTTCAATGCCCGATTGTAAAGTGACATGGCATCCTTCTTCGCTCACATCCAATTGCGCCAATTGTTCGGGACACATTAAAGTCAACTGAGGATAAGCTGCAAATTGTTGCCATAGTGCTAATTGAATGACTCGGTTTTCCACCATGTAGCCTAGTTGTGGCAAATTCAAGGACTCACAGGAAAAACGCGTACGACATTCTGGGTGTTCCCACGTTTCTAGGTGGCGATACGAACAAGCACGCATACCAACAACGCTTGACCAAGCCCCAAGTTCGTCCAGCAGTTCTACCGAGGTTTGCGAAATCGCAGAGACACGCACATCCATAGGCTGACTGGGTTCAAAAGCATGGGGAGTGCCAGAATCAATTACCGCAACCTTGCGTCCTTGACGTGCAAAGCCCAATGCAGCAGCCGCGCCCACCATGCCGCCCCCCACCACGAGGATGTCAAATTTATTGCTACTCATACCTTTTCCCACCCAGTATTTTCTCTTCACGGCATTGTACGGAGTAAGGGAAATATTGCGACATTTTTTACGTTAAAACCTTGCGAGGAATAAGGTAAAAAGCCAATCACAACAAGGGTTACAAGAGAATTCCGCCAATTACTAGTCAGTCGGTTTTTAAAGCAGTACAATACGCCGCTTACCGCCGAGAAGGCGGCTAGAATGTGAGCTAAAGCTCAAATGATTGAAGAACTATTGAACGAGCGAAAGTGTGATGAGTAAGAAACTGCTAATTAAAACTTGGGGCTGCCAGATGAACGAGTACGATTCATCAAAAATGGCTGACCTGCTTAACGCTGCAAACGGCTATGAGCTGACAGAGATACCCGAGGAAGCTGACGTTTTACTCTTAAACACCTGTTCGATTCGTGAAAAAGCACAGGAAAAGGTGTTCCACCAACTTGGTCGTTGGAAAACACTGAAAGACAAAAAACCTGGTGTCGTGATCGGTGTCGGTGGTTGTGTTGCCACTCAAGAAGGTGACTCGATTCGCGACCGTGCGCCTTATGTAGATGTCATCTTCGGTCCACAGACGCTGCATCGTCTGCCAGAAATGATTAAACAGTCACAAACCACCGACGCGCCTGTAATGGACATCTCTTTCCCCGAAATTGAGAAGTTCGACCGTTTGCCAGAGCCACGTGCAGAAGGCCCGACTGCATTCGTTTCCATCATGGAAGGCTGCTCAAAATACTGTACTTACTGCGTAGTGCCTTACACTCGTGGTGAAGAAGTCAGCCGTCCTATGGACGATGTCCTGTTCGAGATCGCTCAGCTTGCCGAGCAAGGTGTGCGTGAAGTTAACCTGCTGGGTCAAAACGTCAACGCTTACCGTGGTGCAACTCACGATGGCGGTATTTGCTCTTTCGCTGAATTACTGCGTTTGGTCGCCACCATTGACGGCATCGACCGCATCCGCTTTACCACTAGCCACCCACTCGAATTTACGGATGATATTATTGCGGTGTACGAAGACACCCCTGAGTTAGTGAGCTTCCTGCACTTACCAGTGCAAAGTGGGAGCGATCGCATTCTGACTATGATGAAGCGCCCGCACACCGCCATTGAGTACAAGTCCATCATCCGTAAACTGCGTAAAGCTCGTCCTGATATTCAAATCAGCTCTGATTTTATCGTTGCTTTCCCTGGAGAAACCGACAAAGATTTCCAAGACACCATGAAGCTGATTCGCGATGTCGATTTTGACATGAGTTTTAGCTTTATTTTCTCTCCTCGCCCAGGCACGCCAGCCGCTGATTATCCATGTGATCTGTCGGAAGAAGTGAAGAAAGAACGTCTGTACGAGCTGCAACAACAAATCAACAGTCAAGCCATGCGTTACTCACGCCTGATGCTGGGTACTGAACAACGTATTTTGGTTGAAGGCCCATCGAAGAAAGATTTGATGGAGTTACGTGGTCGTACCGAAAATAACCGTGTAGTGAACTTCGAAGGCTCACCGGATCTGATCGGTCAGTTTGTTGATGTGAAGATTGTCGATGTGTTTGCCAACTCACTGCGTGGTGAACTAGTACGTACCGAACAAGAGATGAATCTGCGTATCGCGACCTCTCCCTCTGAAATGAAAGCGAAGACTCGCCGCGAGGATGAGCTTGGGGTTGCTACATTTACTCCTTAATCTCGTATACACTGTCAATAAGCGTCCGGTCACAATCGGACGCTTATTGACATACTGAGAGGCAAATTTGAGCAATAAAATCATAACTTTAGAAATCAATCTGGAACCTTCCGATAACCACCGACTCGCCAGCCTATGCGGTCCTTTTGATGACAATATCAAGCACCTTGAACGTCGCTTGGGCGTCGAAATCAACTACCGCGGCAACTTCTTCACTATCGTGGGTCAACCTCATACTGCCGCTGCTGCACTCGACATCATCAAAACACTTTACGTTGAAACGGCTCCGGTGCGTGGTCAGATTACCGATATTGAACCTGAGCAAATTCATCTTGCCATCAAAGAATCTGGCGTGCTTGAACAACACAGCGAATCCAGCATTGCTCACGGCAAAGAAGTGTTTGTCAAAACCAAAAAAGGCGTGATCAAACCGCGGACACCGAATCAAGCTCAATACTTGATGAATATGGTAACCCATGACATCACCTTTGGTGTTGGCCCTGCCGGTACCGGTAAAACTTACCTTGCGGTCGCGGCCGCTGTGGATGCGCTTGAGCGCCAAGAAATTCGCCGAATTCTATTGACTCGTCCAGCGGTTGAAGCGGGCGAAAAGCTCGGTTTTCTGCCGGGCGATCTAAGCCAAAAAGTCGACCCTTATTTGCGCCCGCTTTACGATGCGCTGTTCGAAATGCTCGGTTTTGAGCGGGTAGAAAAGCTGATTGAGCGCAATGTGATTGAGGTCGCTCCGCTGGCGTACATGCGTGGTCGAACCTTAAACGACGCGTTTATTATTCTCGATGAAAGCCAAAACACGACCGTTGAACAGATGAAAATGTTCCTAACACGGATTGGTTTTAATTCGCGCGCCGTCATTACTGGTGACGTGACGCAAATCGACTTACCGCGCGGCGCGAAATCCGGTCTGCGCCATGCGATTGAAGTGCTCAATGAAGTCGATGAGATCAGCTTTAACTTCTTCCAAGCTGACGATGTGGTGCGCCACCCAGTGGTTGCTCGTATCGTTAACGCTTATGAAAAGTGGGAAGCGCAAGATCAAAAAGAGCGCAAAGAATATGAGCAGCGTCGCCGTGAAGAACGTGAAAATAAATTACTCGAAATGCAACGCGCGGAAATGACGCTGAGCCACAACAATGAGTCGAATCCCTCATGAGTATTGAACTGGATTTGCAATTGGCCGTCGAAAATGAACATGGGCTACCAAGCGAAGCGGAGTTTGCGTTGTGGCTCACTCGAACCATCACACCGTTTCAGCCACAAGCTGAAGTGACGGTTCGCATTGTCGATGAAGCAGAAAGCCATGCGCTGAATTTGAACTACCGTGGTAAAGATAAACCGACCAATGTGCTGTCTTTTCCATTTGAAGCTCCTCCGGGGATGGAAATGGATCTGCTTGGCGACTTGGTGATTTGCCGCCAAGTCGTTGAGCGTGAAGCGATTGAGCAAAATAAGCCTTTGCAAGCACATTGGGCGCATATGGTTGTACATGGCAGCCTGCATCTGCTAGGTTATGACCACATCGAGGATGATGAAGCCGAAGAGATGGAATCTCTCGAAACCGAAATTATGCAAGATATGGGTTTTACCGACCCATATCTGGCAGAAAAAGAGTAACCCTTATCCTTTTAGATAAGGCCTATGTGAGCTATCACACATCTGATAGCGTTAGTGAATTGAGACATAATGAACGAAGACAATTCTCAGAATTCGGAAGGTCCGAGTAGAAAGTCCTTCTTTGAACGCCTAAGTCAACTTTTTCAGGGAGAGCCTAAAGATCGCCAAGAGCTGGTCGATGTGATTCGCGACTCTGAAGTCAATGACTTGATTGACCATGACACCCGCGACATGCTCGAAGGTGTGATGGAAATCGCCGAAATGCGCGTGCGCGATATCATGATCCCACGCTCACAAATGGTCACTATCGATCGTACTCACAACCTAGATGCTTTGGTTGCCATCATGACGGATGCGCAGCACTCACGTTATCCAGTGATCAGCGAAGATAAAGACCATGTGGAAGGCATTCTGCTTGCGAAGGACTTACTCAAATATCTAGGCTCTAACTGTGCCCCATTCAACATCCAAGAAGTGATCCGCCCTGCGGTCGTGGTTCCGGAAAGCAAACGGGTTGACCGTCTGCTCAAAGAATTCCGTGAAGAGCGTTACCACATGGCAATTGTGGTGGATGAGTTTGGCGGCGTATCTGGCCTAGTCACCATTGAAGATATTCTGGAAGAGATCGTCGGCGACATCGAAGATGAATTCGACGACGAAGAGCAAAAAGACATTCGCCAACTGAGCAAACACACCTTTTCGGTGAAAGCGCTCACCACAATTGAAGACTTTAACCACACTTTCGGCACCAAATTCAGTGATGAAGAAGTGGATACGGTCGGTGGTTTGGTGATGACGGCATTCGGCCACTTACCCGCGCGCGGTGAAGTCG is a genomic window containing:
- a CDS encoding PhoH family protein, encoding MSNKIITLEINLEPSDNHRLASLCGPFDDNIKHLERRLGVEINYRGNFFTIVGQPHTAAAALDIIKTLYVETAPVRGQITDIEPEQIHLAIKESGVLEQHSESSIAHGKEVFVKTKKGVIKPRTPNQAQYLMNMVTHDITFGVGPAGTGKTYLAVAAAVDALERQEIRRILLTRPAVEAGEKLGFLPGDLSQKVDPYLRPLYDALFEMLGFERVEKLIERNVIEVAPLAYMRGRTLNDAFIILDESQNTTVEQMKMFLTRIGFNSRAVITGDVTQIDLPRGAKSGLRHAIEVLNEVDEISFNFFQADDVVRHPVVARIVNAYEKWEAQDQKERKEYEQRRREERENKLLEMQRAEMTLSHNNESNPS
- the corC gene encoding CNNM family magnesium/cobalt transport protein CorC (CorC(YbeX) belongs to the Cyclin M Mg2+ Exporter (CNNM) family, and was characterized as belonging to a set of three proteins, at least one of which must be present for CorA to function.) produces the protein MNEDNSQNSEGPSRKSFFERLSQLFQGEPKDRQELVDVIRDSEVNDLIDHDTRDMLEGVMEIAEMRVRDIMIPRSQMVTIDRTHNLDALVAIMTDAQHSRYPVISEDKDHVEGILLAKDLLKYLGSNCAPFNIQEVIRPAVVVPESKRVDRLLKEFREERYHMAIVVDEFGGVSGLVTIEDILEEIVGDIEDEFDDEEQKDIRQLSKHTFSVKALTTIEDFNHTFGTKFSDEEVDTVGGLVMTAFGHLPARGEVVDIAGYNFKVTAADSRRVVALQVTVPDLEALSHVAEE
- a CDS encoding 2-octaprenyl-3-methyl-6-methoxy-1,4-benzoquinol hydroxylase → MSSNKFDILVVGGGMVGAAAALGFARQGRKVAVIDSGTPHAFEPSQPMDVRVSAISQTSVELLDELGAWSSVVGMRACSYRHLETWEHPECRTRFSCESLNLPQLGYMVENRVIQLALWQQFAAYPQLTLMCPEQLAQLDVSEEGCHVTLQSGIELECDWVIGADGANSQVRQLAHIGVTAWDYRQHCMLINVQTEQIQQETTWQQFFPTGPRSYLPLGGNQASLVWYDTPQRIRKLAALNPEQLRGEILQHFPVELGDIKVLQQGSFPLTRRHAQQYVKNRCVLVGDAAHTINPLAGQGVNLGFKDVAVLLAETQDHAVLSLTQFERYERRRRPDNLLMQTGMDLFYKTFSNSITPIRFLRNVTLALAERSGPLKTQVLRYALGFSN
- the crr gene encoding PTS glucose transporter subunit IIA is translated as MGLFDKLKKLVSDDSANAGAIDIIAPLSGEIVNIEDVPDVVFAEKIVGDGIAIKPAGNKMVAPVNGTIGKIFETNHAFSIESDDGVELFVHFGIDTVELKGEGFKRIAEEGQSVKIGDTIIEFDLALLEEKAKSTLTPVVISNMDEIKELNKLSGSVTVGETPVLRVTK
- the miaB gene encoding tRNA (N6-isopentenyl adenosine(37)-C2)-methylthiotransferase MiaB, producing the protein MSKKLLIKTWGCQMNEYDSSKMADLLNAANGYELTEIPEEADVLLLNTCSIREKAQEKVFHQLGRWKTLKDKKPGVVIGVGGCVATQEGDSIRDRAPYVDVIFGPQTLHRLPEMIKQSQTTDAPVMDISFPEIEKFDRLPEPRAEGPTAFVSIMEGCSKYCTYCVVPYTRGEEVSRPMDDVLFEIAQLAEQGVREVNLLGQNVNAYRGATHDGGICSFAELLRLVATIDGIDRIRFTTSHPLEFTDDIIAVYEDTPELVSFLHLPVQSGSDRILTMMKRPHTAIEYKSIIRKLRKARPDIQISSDFIVAFPGETDKDFQDTMKLIRDVDFDMSFSFIFSPRPGTPAADYPCDLSEEVKKERLYELQQQINSQAMRYSRLMLGTEQRILVEGPSKKDLMELRGRTENNRVVNFEGSPDLIGQFVDVKIVDVFANSLRGELVRTEQEMNLRIATSPSEMKAKTRREDELGVATFTP
- the ptsI gene encoding phosphoenolpyruvate-protein phosphotransferase PtsI, coding for MISGILASPGIAIGKALLLQEDEIVLNTNTISDDQVEAEVERFYTARNKSSAQLEVIKQKALETFGEEKEAIFEGHIMLLEDEELEEEILALIKKDKMSADNAIHTVIEEQATALESLDDEYLKERATDIRDIGTRFVKNALGMHIVSLSEIDQEVVLVAYDLTPSETAQINLNYVLGFACDIGGRTSHTSIMARSLELPAIVGTNDITKQVKNGDMLILDAMNNKIIVNPTEAQIEEAKAVKAAFLAEKEELAKLKDLPAETLDGHRVEVCGNIGTVKDCDGIIRNGGEGVGLYRTEFLFMDRDALPTEEEQYQAYKEVAEAMSGHAVIIRTMDIGGDKDLPYMDLPKEMNPFLGWRAVRISLDRREILRDQLRGILRASAHGKLRVMFPMIISVEEIRELKKAIEEYKAELRAEGHAFDENIEIGVMVETPAAAAIAHHLAKEVSFFSIGTNDLTQYTLAVDRGNEMISHLYNPLSPAVLTVIKQVIDASHAEGKWTGMCGELAGDERATLLLLGMGLDEFSMSGISIPKVKKVIRNANYAEIKAMAEEALALPTAAEIEACVDKFIAAKA
- the ybeY gene encoding rRNA maturation RNase YbeY — its product is MSIELDLQLAVENEHGLPSEAEFALWLTRTITPFQPQAEVTVRIVDEAESHALNLNYRGKDKPTNVLSFPFEAPPGMEMDLLGDLVICRQVVEREAIEQNKPLQAHWAHMVVHGSLHLLGYDHIEDDEAEEMESLETEIMQDMGFTDPYLAEKE